In a genomic window of Mycolicibacillus parakoreensis:
- a CDS encoding acyl-CoA carboxylase subunit beta: protein MTSATDSAAGAADSPVEPAAEHEIDIHTTAGKLADLKRRTEETRHPVGEAAVEKVHAKGKLTARERILALLDEDSFVELDALARHRSTNFGMGDKRPLGDGVVTGYGTIDGREVCVFSQDATVFGGSLGEVYGEKIVKVQKLAIKTGRPLIGINDGAGARIQEGVVSLGLYSQIFHNNILASGVIPQISLIMGAAAGGHVYSPALTDFVVMVDQTSQMFITGPDVIKTVTGEDVTMEELGGAHTHMAKSGTAHYVASGEQDAFDYVRDLLSYLPPNNYADPPRYAEPVAEGSIEETLTPEDIELDTMIPDSPNQPYDMHEVITRLLDDDEFLEVQSGYAGNIVVGFGRIEGRSVGIVANQPTQFAGCLDINASEKAARFVRTCDCFNIPIVMLVDVPGFLPGTDQEYNGIIRRGAKLLYAYGEATVAKITVITRKAYGGAYCVMGSKEMGADVNVAWPTAQIAVMGASGAVGFVYRSKLAEAAKAGEDVDALRLELQQEYEDTLVNPYVAAERGYVDAVIPPSHTRGYVANSLRLLERKIVQLPPKKHGNIPL from the coding sequence ATGACGAGCGCAACCGACTCCGCCGCCGGTGCAGCCGACTCCCCCGTCGAACCTGCGGCCGAGCACGAGATCGACATCCACACCACCGCCGGCAAGCTGGCCGACCTCAAGCGGCGCACCGAGGAGACCCGGCACCCGGTCGGCGAGGCCGCCGTGGAAAAGGTGCACGCCAAGGGCAAGCTGACCGCCCGCGAGCGGATCCTGGCGCTGCTCGATGAGGACTCGTTCGTCGAACTCGACGCGTTGGCGCGCCACCGCAGCACCAACTTCGGGATGGGCGACAAACGCCCGCTCGGCGACGGTGTGGTGACCGGCTACGGCACCATCGACGGCCGCGAGGTCTGCGTCTTCAGCCAGGACGCCACCGTGTTCGGCGGCAGCCTCGGGGAGGTCTACGGCGAGAAGATCGTCAAGGTGCAGAAACTGGCGATCAAGACCGGCCGCCCCCTGATCGGCATCAACGACGGCGCCGGGGCCCGCATCCAGGAGGGTGTGGTCTCGCTGGGCCTCTACAGCCAGATCTTCCACAACAACATCCTCGCCTCGGGGGTGATCCCGCAGATCTCGCTGATCATGGGCGCCGCCGCCGGCGGGCACGTCTACTCCCCCGCGCTGACCGACTTCGTCGTGATGGTCGACCAGACCAGCCAGATGTTCATCACCGGCCCCGACGTCATCAAGACCGTCACCGGCGAGGACGTCACCATGGAGGAGCTCGGCGGGGCCCACACCCACATGGCCAAGTCCGGCACCGCCCACTACGTGGCCTCCGGGGAGCAGGACGCCTTCGACTACGTGCGCGACCTGCTGTCCTACCTGCCGCCGAACAACTACGCCGACCCGCCGCGCTACGCCGAACCGGTCGCCGAGGGCTCCATCGAGGAGACCCTCACCCCCGAGGACATCGAGCTGGACACGATGATCCCCGACTCGCCCAACCAGCCCTACGACATGCACGAGGTCATCACCCGGCTGCTCGACGACGACGAGTTCCTCGAGGTGCAGTCCGGCTACGCCGGCAACATCGTCGTCGGGTTCGGCCGCATCGAGGGCCGCAGCGTCGGGATCGTCGCCAACCAGCCGACCCAGTTCGCCGGCTGTCTGGACATCAACGCCTCGGAGAAGGCGGCCCGGTTCGTGCGCACCTGCGACTGCTTCAACATCCCGATCGTGATGCTGGTGGACGTGCCCGGCTTTTTGCCCGGCACCGATCAGGAGTACAACGGCATCATCCGCCGGGGAGCCAAACTGCTCTACGCCTACGGCGAGGCCACCGTCGCCAAGATCACCGTGATCACCCGCAAGGCCTACGGGGGCGCCTACTGCGTTATGGGATCCAAGGAGATGGGCGCCGACGTCAACGTCGCCTGGCCGACCGCCCAGATCGCGGTGATGGGCGCCTCCGGCGCGGTCGGGTTCGTCTACCGCTCGAAGCTCGCCGAGGCGGCCAAGGCCGGCGAGGACGTCGACGCGCTGCGCCTGGAGCTGCAGCAGGAGTACGAGGACACGCTGGTCAACCCGTACGTGGCGGCCGAGCGCGGCTACGTCGACGCGGTGATCCCGCCGTCGCACACCCGCGGGTACGTGGCCAACTCGCTGCGGCTGCTGGAACGCAAGATCGTGCAGCTGCCGCCGAAGAAGCATGGGAACATTCCGCTGTGA
- a CDS encoding acyl-CoA carboxylase subunit epsilon gives MSTEQTSTPQGAETPTAAPFVQVLRGQPSTEDLAALVAVFAGAAGGGGEPAAAPRNLWGHPADKLRYSIFSWQRVTLLERVHLRR, from the coding sequence GTGAGCACCGAGCAGACCAGCACCCCCCAGGGCGCCGAGACACCCACCGCCGCGCCGTTCGTCCAGGTGCTGCGCGGCCAGCCGTCCACCGAGGACCTGGCCGCTCTGGTGGCGGTCTTCGCCGGCGCCGCCGGCGGGGGCGGCGAGCCGGCCGCCGCGCCGCGCAACCTGTGGGGCCACCCGGCGGACAAGCTGCGCTATTCGATCTTCAGCTGGCAGCGGGTGACCCTGCTGGAGCGCGTCCACCTGCGGCGGTGA
- a CDS encoding Maf family protein translates to MTRLVLGSASAGRLAVLRSAGADPVVVVSGVDEDAIIAALGGDAPERLVAELATAKAHAVAENLPDEVAADAVVIGCDSMLQIGDRLCGKPGSSEAALQQWRLMAGRAGHLHTGHCVLRVNDGSVTAGESETRSTTVHFANPAPTDLNAYIDSGEPVGVAGGFTLDGRGGWFIDRIEGDPSNVIGVSLPLLRTLLARLGLPIAPLWR, encoded by the coding sequence GTGACCCGCCTGGTTCTCGGCTCCGCCTCGGCGGGCCGACTCGCGGTGCTGCGCTCCGCCGGCGCCGACCCGGTGGTGGTCGTCTCCGGGGTCGACGAGGACGCGATCATCGCCGCGCTGGGGGGTGACGCCCCTGAGCGGCTGGTCGCCGAGCTGGCCACCGCCAAGGCGCACGCCGTGGCCGAGAACCTGCCCGACGAGGTGGCCGCCGACGCGGTGGTGATCGGGTGCGATTCGATGCTGCAGATCGGCGACCGGCTCTGCGGCAAGCCCGGCAGCTCCGAGGCGGCGCTGCAGCAGTGGCGGTTGATGGCCGGGCGGGCCGGCCACCTGCACACCGGACACTGTGTGCTGCGCGTGAACGACGGATCGGTGACCGCCGGTGAATCCGAAACACGCTCCACCACGGTGCATTTCGCCAATCCCGCGCCCACCGACCTCAACGCCTACATCGACAGCGGCGAACCCGTCGGGGTGGCCGGCGGCTTCACCCTCGACGGGCGGGGCGGCTGGTTCATCGACCGCATCGAGGGGGATCCGTCCAATGTCATCGGGGTGAGCCTGCCGTTGCTGCGCACGCTACTGGCCCGCCTGGGCTTGCCGATCGCTCCGCTGTGGAGGTGA
- a CDS encoding sulfurtransferase: MPVPTDPSPALQSYAHPERLVTADWLSAHLNQPGLVVVESDEDVLLYDVGHIPGAVKIDWVTDLNTHPVRDYLSGAEFADLMNRKGISRDDTVVIYGDKSNWWAAYALWVFTLFGHPDVRLLNGGRDLWLAEGRETTLDVPTKTGADYPVVERDDAPIRAYKDDVLEILGRQPLIDVRSPQEYTGERTHMPDYPEEGVLRGGHIPTAMSIPWSKAVTDTGEFRSREELEELYGFLSPDDKPVAYCRIGERSSHTWFVLTYLLGKQGVRNYDGSWTEWGNTVRVPIVAGDQPGELPNR, from the coding sequence GTGCCAGTACCAACAGACCCCAGCCCCGCCCTGCAGTCCTACGCCCACCCGGAACGGTTGGTGACCGCCGATTGGCTCTCGGCCCATCTGAACCAGCCCGGCCTGGTGGTCGTCGAATCCGACGAGGACGTGCTGCTCTACGACGTCGGCCACATTCCCGGTGCCGTGAAAATCGACTGGGTGACCGACCTCAACACCCACCCGGTGCGCGACTACCTCAGCGGTGCGGAGTTCGCCGACCTGATGAACCGCAAGGGCATCAGCCGCGACGACACGGTGGTCATCTACGGCGACAAGAGCAACTGGTGGGCCGCCTACGCGCTGTGGGTGTTCACGCTGTTCGGCCACCCCGATGTGCGCCTGCTCAACGGGGGTCGCGACCTGTGGCTCGCCGAGGGTCGCGAGACCACCTTGGACGTGCCGACGAAAACCGGCGCCGACTACCCGGTCGTGGAACGCGACGACGCCCCGATCCGCGCCTACAAGGACGACGTGCTGGAGATCCTCGGTCGCCAGCCGCTGATCGACGTGCGTTCGCCGCAGGAGTACACCGGTGAACGCACCCACATGCCGGACTACCCCGAGGAGGGGGTGCTGCGCGGCGGCCACATCCCCACCGCGATGTCGATCCCGTGGAGCAAGGCGGTCACCGACACCGGCGAGTTCCGCAGCCGCGAAGAACTCGAGGAGCTCTACGGCTTCCTGTCCCCCGACGACAAGCCGGTCGCCTACTGCCGCATCGGGGAGCGGTCCAGCCACACCTGGTTCGTGCTGACCTACCTGCTGGGCAAGCAGGGGGTCCGCAACTACGACGGGTCCTGGACCGAGTGGGGCAACACGGTGCGGGTGCCCATCGTCGCCGGCGACCAGCCCGGGGAACTGCCGAACCGATGA
- a CDS encoding SufE family protein, with protein sequence MSLPAPLAEVVSDFAEVEGQDKLALLLEFAEELPPIPAELEEAAMEPVPECQTPLFLDVDTSDPAAVRLYFSAPPESPTTRGFAAILAAGLDRQPAADILAVPNDFYTALGLAELISPLRVRGMSAMLTRIKRRLRSA encoded by the coding sequence ATGAGTCTGCCCGCGCCGCTGGCGGAGGTCGTATCGGACTTCGCCGAGGTCGAGGGCCAGGACAAGCTGGCACTGCTGCTGGAGTTCGCCGAGGAGCTGCCGCCGATCCCCGCCGAGCTGGAAGAGGCGGCGATGGAGCCGGTGCCCGAATGCCAGACGCCGCTCTTCCTCGACGTCGACACCAGCGACCCCGCGGCGGTGCGGCTGTATTTCTCCGCGCCGCCGGAGTCGCCCACCACCCGCGGGTTCGCGGCGATCCTGGCCGCCGGCCTCGACCGGCAGCCGGCCGCCGACATCCTGGCGGTCCCCAACGATTTCTACACCGCACTGGGTTTGGCCGAGTTGATCAGCCCGCTGCGGGTGCGTGGCATGTCGGCGATGCTGACCCGCATCAAACGCCGGCTGCGCAGCGCGTGA